The following coding sequences lie in one Patescibacteria group bacterium genomic window:
- a CDS encoding PDZ domain-containing protein, whose translation MIFNRKYIKIIIVIIAAGLLFGAGFFIGGKITEKSTTSNRVFFNRELGKPEPIDFSLFWQALRTIEEKYVNSEKIDYKEILYGAIEGMTDSLSDDYTVFMRPEKTESFIKSVSGNDSFEGVGMELGLKQKILTVVAPIEGTPAYRAGIKAGDQIIKINDTSTDNMQVEEAVDLIRGKKGTQVTLTINRKGLNEPKAFTITRDTIQVPIIKLEIKNNDIAYIKIYQFAGNLPSKFKDIISEVLKSNAKKIIIDLRNNPGGYLETAVDISSWFLPKGSIVLKEEFKNGETEEYYSKGYSGIQNFPVVVLVNGGSASASEIMAGALRDIKGIKLVGEKTFGKGSVQEMETFSDDSSLKITVAKWLTPSGTSIADEGLKPDVKIELTEDNYSNGEDPQLDKAIELLNQ comes from the coding sequence ATGATTTTTAACAGAAAATATATAAAAATAATCATTGTAATAATCGCAGCCGGATTATTGTTCGGTGCGGGATTTTTCATTGGCGGTAAAATTACGGAAAAATCAACAACCTCGAATAGAGTATTTTTTAACCGCGAATTGGGAAAGCCGGAACCAATTGACTTCAGTTTGTTCTGGCAGGCATTAAGGACCATTGAGGAAAAATATGTTAACAGCGAGAAAATTGATTATAAGGAAATCCTCTACGGCGCAATAGAAGGCATGACTGATTCTTTAAGCGATGATTATACGGTTTTTATGAGGCCAGAAAAGACCGAATCGTTTATAAAAAGCGTAAGCGGAAATGATAGTTTTGAAGGAGTGGGTATGGAGCTGGGATTAAAGCAAAAAATATTGACAGTAGTCGCACCGATTGAAGGAACACCTGCATATCGAGCAGGAATAAAAGCCGGAGACCAAATTATAAAAATAAACGATACCTCAACTGATAATATGCAGGTTGAAGAGGCCGTGGATTTAATCAGAGGCAAAAAGGGGACACAGGTGACTTTAACTATTAATAGGAAAGGGCTTAACGAGCCGAAAGCATTTACTATTACCAGAGATACAATTCAGGTGCCGATTATAAAATTAGAAATAAAAAATAATGACATTGCTTATATAAAAATCTACCAATTTGCAGGCAATCTTCCCTCTAAATTTAAGGATATTATTTCCGAAGTTTTGAAAAGCAATGCAAAAAAAATAATTATTGATTTAAGAAATAATCCCGGAGGATATCTGGAAACAGCAGTTGATATAAGCAGCTGGTTCCTACCCAAAGGTTCAATAGTATTAAAAGAAGAATTTAAAAACGGGGAAACAGAAGAATATTACAGCAAAGGATACAGCGGTATCCAGAATTTCCCTGTTGTGGTTCTGGTGAATGGGGGCTCTGCTTCTGCTTCGGAAATTATGGCAGGCGCATTAAGGGATATTAAGGGAATAAAATTAGTAGGCGAGAAAACTTTTGGCAAGGGCTCGGTCCAAGAAATGGAAACATTCAGCGATGATTCGTCCTTAAAAATCACAGTTGCCAAATGGCTTACTCCGTCAGGCACATCTATTGCTGATGAAGGATTAAAACCGGATGTTAAAATTGAACTGACTGAAGATAATTATAGTAATGGCGAAGATCCTCAATTAGATAAAGCAATTGAATTATTAAACCAATAA
- a CDS encoding glycosyltransferase family 2 protein has protein sequence MKKLSIIISHHDTHELLDLCIKSIEETIKDLDYEVFVADSESKEDNRDFIKEKHPKVEFIAFAKNLGYSKTVNAGIKASEGDYVLILNADIIILGNAISEMVDFMDKNPKVGIVAPQLLDFTNNIQTSCFSNPNLKTVIARRTFLGKTKWGKKILDKFTMADWDKNSIKEVDWTQGSAMLVRREAIEKVGLFDEKFFMYFDDADWCRRFWQKEYKVIYLPSTKMAHYYHRSSKKFGAIFDIIFNKYARTHIISAIKYFKKYDF, from the coding sequence ATGAAAAAGCTTTCAATAATTATAAGCCATCATGATACCCACGAATTACTGGATCTTTGCATTAAATCAATTGAGGAAACTATAAAAGATTTGGATTATGAAGTATTTGTTGCTGACAGCGAATCAAAAGAGGACAATCGAGATTTTATAAAAGAAAAACATCCAAAAGTTGAATTTATTGCCTTCGCAAAAAATCTTGGTTATTCTAAAACAGTTAATGCGGGAATTAAGGCATCGGAAGGGGATTATGTTTTAATCCTAAATGCTGATATTATAATATTAGGAAACGCTATATCGGAAATGGTTGATTTTATGGATAAAAACCCAAAAGTAGGCATTGTTGCCCCGCAGCTTCTGGATTTTACAAATAATATCCAGACATCCTGTTTTTCAAACCCGAATCTAAAAACCGTAATCGCCAGGCGCACATTTTTAGGAAAAACGAAGTGGGGTAAAAAGATTCTCGATAAATTCACAATGGCTGATTGGGATAAAAATTCCATCAAGGAAGTTGATTGGACCCAGGGCTCGGCAATGCTCGTCAGGCGCGAAGCAATAGAAAAAGTTGGATTATTTGATGAAAAGTTCTTTATGTATTTCGATGATGCTGACTGGTGCAGGAGATTCTGGCAAAAGGAATATAAAGTAATTTATCTTCCCTCTACTAAAATGGCGCATTATTACCACCGCAGCAGCAAGAAATTTGGAGCAATTTTTGATATAATATTTAATAAATACGCGAGAACGCATATTATCAGCGCAATAAAATATTTCAAGAAATATGATTTTTAA
- a CDS encoding LCP family protein has protein sequence MLDSIRPPRSFKKIFRRHNPVEIGDESQLPKKTNKKKLVIWILIIIILIVPVFYVFKTSSALSKIITIKNIAWEKIFGKLPTAEYNPPKDEDRINFLLLGIRGEGDPDGGFLTDGLMVISFQKSTGKVALISVPRDLYLQLPGETNYEKINAAYAVGFKKYDNGLDYAKKTIAYATGLYIDYATSVNFNAFQDIIELLGGITIYLDHPFIEDKQWGCDGNGQNCKPFGVPAGQQTLNGEAALLYVRSRFSSNDFDRARRQQQVLMAIKDKVLSLGILSDPLKVGGIIDVLEKNVRTDVSPWQIPELLKLAKRAKTDNIIRKVFENSPEGLLYETKINGIYVLLPTNGNFDKIREVCQKIFE, from the coding sequence ATGTTAGACTCGATTAGGCCGCCGAGAAGCTTCAAAAAAATATTCAGAAGACATAATCCTGTGGAAATAGGGGATGAGTCGCAGCTGCCGAAAAAAACCAATAAGAAAAAATTGGTAATTTGGATTTTAATAATAATCATTTTGATTGTCCCGGTCTTTTATGTTTTTAAAACAAGTTCTGCTTTAAGTAAGATTATTACGATTAAAAACATTGCCTGGGAAAAGATTTTTGGAAAACTGCCTACAGCGGAATATAATCCGCCAAAAGACGAAGACAGAATAAATTTTCTGCTTTTGGGAATCAGGGGAGAAGGCGACCCTGATGGAGGGTTTCTTACTGATGGCTTAATGGTTATCAGTTTCCAAAAAAGCACCGGCAAAGTTGCTCTGATTTCTGTTCCACGAGACCTTTATTTGCAATTGCCCGGCGAAACAAATTATGAAAAAATTAATGCCGCCTATGCAGTCGGATTTAAAAAATATGATAATGGACTTGATTATGCCAAAAAAACCATTGCTTATGCCACTGGGCTTTATATTGATTATGCAACATCAGTAAATTTTAATGCTTTTCAGGATATTATTGAATTATTGGGCGGGATAACTATTTATTTAGACCATCCTTTTATCGAGGATAAGCAATGGGGATGCGATGGTAATGGCCAGAATTGCAAGCCGTTCGGAGTGCCGGCAGGCCAGCAGACGTTGAATGGCGAAGCTGCTTTGCTTTATGTGCGCTCCAGATTTTCAAGTAATGATTTTGACCGCGCGCGCAGACAGCAACAGGTTTTAATGGCAATAAAAGATAAAGTCCTGTCTTTGGGAATATTAAGCGACCCGCTAAAGGTCGGGGGAATAATAGATGTTTTGGAAAAAAATGTAAGAACTGACGTCAGTCCGTGGCAGATTCCAGAATTGCTAAAACTGGCAAAAAGAGCAAAAACAGATAATATTATCAGGAAAGTTTTTGAAAATTCGCCTGAAGGCCTGCTTTATGAAACAAAGATTAACGGAATTTATGTTCTTTTGCCGACAAATGGCAATTTTGATAAAATCAGGGAGGTCTGCCAGAAAATTTTCGAATAA
- a CDS encoding glycosyltransferase, whose amino-acid sequence MNKLISIIILTFNSKKYIEDCLQSVLEQTYENIEIVVVDNNSKDRSVEIVRKILREYKRGQSAFANLPAGKAGATADRVILNNKNFGYAEGNNVGIRESRGEYIILLNVDTILDKDFVQEIAGSFEKDSKIGSVQGKVYQLNNNHPPVSEARKTKIIDTFGFTVFKSGRIIDAGQGTEDIDQYSSTGSGLRKVFGVNGVAPAYRRIALNDIKLKDEYLDKDFFCYCEDVDLAWRLNWRGWLVVFNPNAVVWHDRTSSKSVGKGWKEFRKTRKSQSLWMRKISWRNTWLVFIKNLPFKSFLNPQFLKRQIKFGLYLLFFEPRVLLAKFEIIKLFPRMLKKRKLIMKNKKVNYVRLD is encoded by the coding sequence ATGAATAAACTTATATCAATAATTATTTTAACTTTCAACTCAAAGAAATATATTGAGGATTGTTTGCAATCAGTTTTAGAGCAGACATATGAAAATATTGAGATTGTAGTGGTTGATAATAATTCAAAAGATAGGAGTGTTGAGATAGTAAGGAAAATCCTAAGGGAATACAAAAGGGGTCAATCCGCCTTTGCCAACCTGCCTGCCGGCAAGGCAGGGGCTACGGCGGACAGGGTAATTTTAAATAATAAAAATTTCGGCTATGCTGAAGGAAATAATGTCGGAATCAGGGAAAGCAGAGGAGAATATATTATTTTATTGAATGTTGACACTATTTTAGATAAAGATTTTGTCCAGGAAATAGCCGGTAGTTTCGAAAAAGATTCAAAAATCGGCTCAGTGCAGGGAAAAGTTTACCAGCTTAACAATAACCACCCGCCTGTTAGCGAGGCAAGAAAAACCAAAATTATAGATACCTTCGGCTTTACTGTTTTTAAATCAGGTCGCATAATTGATGCCGGACAAGGGACAGAAGACATTGACCAATATTCTTCAACAGGTTCAGGGCTTCGTAAAGTCTTCGGCGTGAATGGCGTAGCCCCTGCATATAGACGAATTGCTTTAAATGATATAAAATTAAAAGACGAGTACTTGGATAAAGACTTTTTTTGTTATTGCGAGGATGTTGATCTGGCTTGGCGCTTGAATTGGCGCGGATGGCTAGTTGTTTTCAACCCGAATGCAGTTGTCTGGCACGACAGGACAAGCTCAAAATCAGTAGGCAAAGGATGGAAAGAATTCAGAAAAACAAGAAAATCCCAATCATTATGGATGCGTAAAATCAGCTGGCGCAATACTTGGCTTGTATTTATCAAAAACCTTCCATTTAAGTCATTTTTAAATCCACAGTTTTTAAAAAGACAGATTAAATTCGGATTATATTTATTGTTTTTCGAACCACGGGTATTACTGGCGAAATTCGAAATCATAAAATTATTTCCCAGAATGCTAAAGAAAAGAAAATTGATAATGAAAAATAAAAAAGTAAATTATGTTAGACTCGATTAG
- a CDS encoding O-antigen ligase family protein: protein MQNKNIFYVVLGLEILVVLFVALGLIPREAALIMSGIMVFYFIFSKLEDGLILFIVSIPIFVALPITESFDSLSAGRLFVLILFLKWLFSQKQIKFIKLKRLEILSILLLLVLILSIFPAIDKIAAIKKIIYLVNLAVIFLIVRDTIKDKIIFKRAVKAVLISSAIVFLIGFGQLISAYFFTIGSFWDWWSDHVSLGFYGENLRQIVKTNNAWFVNSPSGPSVIRLFGSFTDPHSFALYLLLTLPFIISLAITQIKEKFHKEWIWLILSLFFIILSGTRGIWFGITFGFLAAIYLLIKKININRCVSCILATLVIFVFLIPITSIFTTIPQFRERAGQSDAALILKRLASILNLDELSNQGRIYIWKRSLESFKEHPILGIGAGNFPVVLEQEIVMAKAGSSAHNLYLNFLVENGLFAFILIVFMVWEILSVVFSVLKLNLPQKTRILITGLFIYLVWAFGYSLFDIALLDERVFLIFLTILGIIYAIKNKPEIVLENE, encoded by the coding sequence ATGCAAAATAAAAATATTTTTTATGTTGTTTTGGGACTCGAGATTCTGGTTGTACTGTTTGTTGCGCTGGGGCTGATTCCACGGGAAGCAGCTTTGATTATGTCCGGAATAATGGTCTTTTATTTTATCTTCAGCAAACTAGAGGATGGTTTGATTCTTTTTATTGTCTCGATTCCGATTTTTGTCGCTTTACCAATTACTGAAAGTTTTGATTCTTTGAGCGCAGGGAGATTATTTGTTCTAATATTGTTTTTAAAGTGGCTGTTTTCCCAAAAACAGATAAAATTTATAAAATTAAAACGCTTGGAAATTTTATCTATCTTATTGCTGCTGGTTTTAATTCTTTCTATATTTCCGGCAATTGATAAAATAGCAGCAATCAAAAAAATTATTTATTTAGTCAACCTGGCAGTAATATTTCTTATTGTCAGGGACACTATTAAGGATAAAATTATTTTCAAAAGAGCAGTAAAAGCCGTATTAATTTCTTCTGCAATTGTCTTTCTCATTGGTTTTGGGCAATTAATTAGCGCTTATTTTTTCACTATCGGCAGTTTCTGGGATTGGTGGTCTGACCACGTTTCTCTGGGATTTTACGGCGAGAATTTAAGACAGATTGTTAAAACCAATAATGCTTGGTTTGTCAATTCTCCCAGCGGTCCGTCAGTTATCCGTCTTTTCGGTTCTTTTACTGACCCACACAGTTTTGCTTTATATTTGTTACTGACTCTGCCGTTCATTATTTCTCTGGCTATCACACAAATCAAGGAAAAATTCCACAAAGAATGGATTTGGCTGATTCTTTCTTTGTTTTTTATTATTTTGTCCGGCACCAGAGGAATCTGGTTCGGCATTACTTTTGGTTTTTTGGCGGCTATTTACTTATTGATTAAAAAAATTAATATTAATCGCTGCGTTTCCTGTATTCTTGCAACCTTGGTGATTTTTGTTTTTTTAATACCTATTACCTCAATTTTCACCACAATTCCACAATTCAGAGAACGTGCAGGACAAAGCGACGCAGCATTGATATTGAAAAGATTGGCCTCTATTCTCAATTTGGACGAATTATCAAATCAGGGCAGGATTTATATCTGGAAGCGTTCTTTGGAAAGTTTTAAAGAACATCCAATATTAGGAATCGGAGCAGGAAATTTTCCAGTAGTGCTTGAACAGGAAATAGTCATGGCCAAGGCTGGCTCTTCGGCCCATAATCTCTACCTTAACTTCTTGGTTGAAAACGGCTTATTCGCTTTTATTCTGATTGTTTTTATGGTCTGGGAAATTCTATCAGTGGTTTTTTCTGTATTAAAATTGAATTTGCCGCAAAAAACAAGAATTTTAATCACGGGGCTGTTTATTTATCTAGTTTGGGCTTTCGGTTACAGTTTATTTGATATTGCTCTGCTGGACGAACGGGTATTTTTAATATTTTTAACAATTTTAGGCATAATTTATGCGATTAAAAATAAGCCCGAAATTGTTTTAGAAAATGAATAA
- a CDS encoding glycosyltransferase family 4 protein: MRIGIEAHTIEKQEKLGAGGNYLSQILKEWSKLNPDEYQFILYFKDRIPQEKLLDSPVFTKKLVRTPIKSTALFYNIFMPLMARKDKLDILFLPFYMRPFFCFTPTITAIHDISFKVHPEWIKWNYKLPFRLLSRLAIKTSRAILACSEYTKKEIIKNYKISPEKIHTIYLAADENFNNQRNEQEIQKSKQKYGIDGKYLFYAGSIFNRRHVLESIKAFEVISEKNPYYQFLISGRDLTHPAQNIDKNNIVKRVCYIDKNDLKNIYQGAELFVWLSEYEGFGLPILEAMSCGTPVLTTEMTSLTEVVGDYPIWVNDPGNVEEIKEKMIKTLKDENLRKKMIEMGLYRASEFSWRKTAEETLKVLSNYAK, encoded by the coding sequence ATGAGAATAGGAATAGAAGCCCACACAATCGAGAAACAGGAAAAATTAGGAGCTGGCGGCAATTATTTGAGCCAGATTTTAAAAGAGTGGAGTAAATTAAATCCTGATGAATATCAGTTTATTTTGTATTTTAAAGACAGAATTCCGCAGGAAAAATTATTGGATTCTCCTGTATTCACTAAAAAATTAGTCAGAACCCCGATTAAAAGCACTGCTTTATTTTACAATATCTTTATGCCTTTAATGGCGAGAAAAGATAAGTTGGATATTTTATTCCTGCCGTTTTATATGCGGCCGTTTTTTTGCTTTACTCCCACAATTACAGCTATTCACGATATTTCTTTTAAAGTTCATCCTGAATGGATTAAGTGGAATTACAAATTGCCATTCAGATTATTGTCGCGGCTGGCAATTAAAACATCCAGGGCAATTTTAGCCTGTTCAGAATACACTAAAAAGGAAATTATTAAAAATTATAAAATTTCTCCGGAAAAAATCCATACCATTTATTTGGCGGCTGATGAGAATTTTAATAATCAGAGGAATGAACAGGAAATACAAAAATCAAAACAAAAATACGGAATTGACGGAAAATATTTGTTTTATGCCGGCAGCATATTTAACAGACGGCATGTTTTGGAGTCCATAAAAGCTTTTGAAGTAATATCAGAAAAAAATCCCTATTACCAATTTTTAATCAGCGGCAGGGATTTAACCCATCCAGCACAAAACATTGATAAAAATAATATTGTTAAAAGAGTGTGCTATATTGATAAAAATGACCTGAAAAATATTTATCAAGGTGCAGAACTTTTTGTCTGGCTGTCTGAATACGAAGGATTTGGCTTGCCGATTTTGGAGGCAATGTCTTGCGGCACGCCTGTTCTCACCACAGAAATGACTTCTTTGACCGAGGTTGTGGGAGATTATCCAATATGGGTTAATGATCCTGGTAATGTAGAAGAAATTAAAGAAAAAATGATTAAAACTTTAAAAGATGAAAATTTAAGGAAAAAGATGATTGAAATGGGTCTATATCGGGCATCCGAATTTTCCTGGCGCAAAACCGCTGAAGAAACATTAAAAGTATTATCAAATTATGCAAAATAA
- a CDS encoding WecB/TagA/CpsF family glycosyltransferase, with amino-acid sequence MKIDLFGIKFDNLTMDEAIKQIKGFVVLPYSEFVVRAQKDEKFREILNSADFCLCESRGLYLSAKILGKKINTNIYGVDLIHNIIKNFQFPRIFLFGATQDVITKTTEKLGEKIVGFENGYQNYNHVIQKINSIQPNILLVGLGSPKQEEFIYENLSKMPSVKLAIGVGGAFDFISGHVRRAPKIVQKIGLEWLWRLILKPQRINRIFHGVGGLIYLTFKNVLYLKK; translated from the coding sequence ATGAAAATTGATTTGTTCGGGATAAAATTCGACAACCTGACAATGGATGAAGCAATTAAGCAAATAAAAGGATTTGTGGTTTTGCCGTATTCGGAATTTGTGGTCAGGGCGCAAAAAGACGAAAAATTCAGAGAGATTTTAAATTCAGCTGATTTTTGTTTATGCGAGAGTAGGGGATTATATTTATCTGCTAAAATTTTAGGTAAAAAAATAAATACAAATATATATGGAGTAGACTTGATTCATAATATAATTAAAAACTTCCAATTTCCAAGAATTTTCCTCTTTGGCGCAACTCAAGATGTAATTACGAAAACCACAGAAAAATTAGGGGAGAAAATTGTTGGTTTTGAGAATGGATATCAAAATTATAATCATGTAATCCAAAAAATAAACTCAATTCAGCCGAATATTCTTCTTGTAGGATTGGGTAGCCCGAAGCAAGAGGAGTTTATTTATGAAAATTTAAGCAAAATGCCAAGCGTAAAATTGGCAATAGGAGTCGGTGGGGCATTTGATTTTATTTCCGGGCACGTCAGGCGCGCCCCAAAAATTGTTCAGAAAATCGGCCTGGAATGGCTGTGGAGATTAATCCTTAAACCACAGAGAATTAACAGAATTTTTCATGGAGTAGGCGGGCTTATTTACTTGACATTTAAAAATGTGCTATACTTAAAGAAATAA
- the thpR gene encoding RNA 2',3'-cyclic phosphodiesterase — MNKRRIFIAINLPDGIKKKLVDWQRKCLPAEALAKAGDKINWVRKENLHITLIFIGYVTDDETYEICKMTKEVAKKHQPFFINLKRITIGPPGTTPRMFWAEGEESQELANLQNDLENGSNTRVFKPHITLARFKNQIARDLPEINDNFAYSIPVETIEVMQSNLKRTGPEYTILESINLEGNEN, encoded by the coding sequence ATGAACAAACGCAGAATATTTATTGCTATAAATTTGCCGGACGGAATAAAAAAGAAATTGGTAGATTGGCAGAGAAAATGCTTGCCCGCCGAAGCTTTAGCGAAGGCAGGGGATAAAATAAACTGGGTGAGAAAAGAAAACCTTCATATCACTCTTATTTTTATCGGCTATGTTACTGATGATGAAACTTACGAAATTTGCAAAATGACCAAAGAAGTAGCAAAAAAACACCAGCCATTTTTTATTAATTTAAAAAGAATAACCATTGGGCCTCCGGGCACAACACCAAGAATGTTCTGGGCTGAAGGAGAAGAAAGCCAGGAATTGGCGAATTTGCAAAATGATTTGGAAAATGGGTCAAATACTAGAGTTTTTAAGCCCCATATTACTTTGGCGAGATTTAAAAATCAGATTGCTAGAGATCTACCTGAGATTAATGATAATTTTGCATATTCAATTCCAGTTGAGACAATTGAAGTAATGCAGAGCAATTTAAAAAGAACCGGCCCAGAATACACAATTCTGGAAAGTATTAATTTAGAAGGAAATGAAAATTGA
- the def gene encoding peptide deformylase: MILKIRKNKNNPILRKKTEPVAEITGEVLNLIKNMSKTMAENKGVGLSANQVGKSIRLFVISPGLSKKQVFINPEIIKLSKKTETIEEGCLSLPDVFVPIERAKSLKIKAIDENGKEFKLKAKDLLARAIQHEFDHLNGILICDNAK, from the coding sequence ATGATTCTAAAAATCCGAAAAAATAAAAATAATCCCATATTAAGAAAAAAAACAGAACCAGTTGCAGAAATAACCGGCGAGGTCTTAAATTTAATAAAAAATATGAGCAAAACAATGGCTGAAAACAAAGGGGTCGGATTATCAGCCAATCAAGTAGGAAAAAGCATTCGTTTGTTTGTAATCAGTCCGGGGTTGTCTAAAAAGCAGGTATTTATAAATCCGGAAATAATCAAGCTGTCTAAGAAAACCGAAACAATAGAAGAGGGATGTTTGAGTTTGCCGGATGTTTTTGTTCCAATAGAAAGGGCAAAATCATTAAAAATAAAGGCCATTGATGAAAATGGTAAGGAATTTAAACTAAAAGCTAAAGATTTATTAGCGCGTGCAATCCAACACGAATTCGACCATTTAAACGGAATCCTAATTTGCGATAATGCCAAATAA
- the fmt gene encoding methionyl-tRNA formyltransferase: MPNKIRTILMGTPEFAENIFSKFYIALNNQFEIISVITAPDKPVGRKQVLTLSPVKKWALEANLSVLEPDKIRKPEWVAKIRDLAPELVILCAYGQIIPQEILDIPKYHALNIHPSFLPKYRGASPIQSVILNGETETGVCLMIMDAEMDHGLIIEKSKIQITNPKITYKELSKQLSDAGAELLIKTLPDYIDGKIQPQEQDHAQATFCKLIKKEDGKIDWNKSAQEIERQIRAFQEWPESYTSFNDKNLKIIEAGIMINPRILQQVEVRGKVGEVFLDDNKNLCVQTGNGILILKTLQLEGKNSMSAKDFLNGHKEIIGTVLK; encoded by the coding sequence ATGCCAAATAAAATACGCACAATTTTGATGGGCACGCCGGAGTTTGCGGAGAACATTTTCTCTAAATTTTATATTGCCTTAAATAATCAATTTGAGATCATTTCCGTTATAACTGCCCCTGATAAGCCAGTTGGCAGAAAGCAGGTACTTACTCTCTCCCCAGTCAAAAAATGGGCCCTGGAGGCCAATTTAAGCGTCCTGGAACCAGACAAGATTAGGAAGCCGGAATGGGTGGCTAAAATCAGGGATTTAGCTCCAGAATTGGTCATTTTGTGTGCCTATGGCCAGATTATTCCGCAGGAGATTTTGGATATCCCGAAATACCATGCTCTTAATATCCATCCCTCGTTTTTGCCTAAATATCGCGGAGCATCCCCTATTCAGTCGGTTATCCTGAATGGTGAAACAGAAACCGGGGTTTGTTTAATGATTATGGACGCAGAAATGGACCATGGACTAATAATAGAAAAATCCAAAATCCAAATTACAAATCCGAAAATCACCTACAAAGAATTATCAAAACAATTATCCGATGCAGGCGCAGAATTATTAATTAAAACCTTGCCGGATTATATTGATGGCAAAATTCAACCACAGGAACAAGACCACGCGCAAGCAACTTTTTGCAAACTGATTAAAAAAGAAGACGGGAAAATTGACTGGAATAAGTCGGCACAAGAAATTGAAAGGCAGATTCGGGCATTTCAAGAATGGCCCGAAAGTTATACGAGTTTTAATGATAAAAATTTAAAGATTATTGAAGCAGGAATAATGATAAACCCCCGCATACTTCAACAAGTTGAAGTGCGGGGCAAGGTCGGTGAAGTATTCCTTGATGACAATAAAAATCTTTGTGTACAAACCGGCAACGGCATTTTAATTTTAAAAACCCTCCAACTTGAGGGTAAAAATTCAATGTCAGCTAAAGATTTCTTAAATGGTCATAAAGAAATTATCGGAACAGTACTAAAATAA
- a CDS encoding hydrogenase maturation nickel metallochaperone HypA: MHDFHLADTIIKTVLEYAQKNGFKSIKKIELELGSILEHGEVISPENLIFNFKLLSKNTIAENADLQIKQIKGDSWKLVSIDEE, encoded by the coding sequence ATGCATGATTTTCATTTAGCAGATACAATAATAAAAACCGTTCTTGAATATGCGCAGAAGAACGGTTTTAAAAGTATTAAAAAAATCGAACTGGAACTGGGTTCGATTTTGGAGCATGGTGAAGTAATTTCTCCAGAAAACCTGATTTTTAATTTTAAACTTCTTTCAAAAAACACCATTGCCGAAAACGCAGATTTGCAAATCAAGCAAATAAAGGGTGATAGCTGGAAACTGGTTTCTATTGACGAAGAATAA